From Cotesia glomerata isolate CgM1 linkage group LG3, MPM_Cglom_v2.3, whole genome shotgun sequence:
CAATAAAAGTGTATTTGAGGGATCATTCTAGtttgtaacttttgaaaaagtttttttttacatttttcgaaagtaatttagatattttttgtgttattcAAGAGAATATATATgagttgaataaattttatattattatctgTAGTAGtttctatgtaaaaaaaaaataatgaatatttgctTTTTCTCGAGCTCCGGAACTAGAATGATCCcttacaaaaaaagttaatttaaaaatcatgaGCAATCAGAGAATTTTCAACTCATTAAGAGCAAAAGTTTTCGTATTAAAatgtaagtaaaaattttcttcataaatcattttaaattcataattaacGGCTTAAAATACGATTTGAATTCCTAAAACGCCATAAAGCTCGTTGATAGAGCCATACTGTCGCTgtatatacatacacatatgggtgattctctgtaaggacgtaagatcttaaatctgtacaaaattgtccgaccaaattgtttttgattttattagaaaaaaaattaacaagtgGCTACAAACTATCagcttttataataaataaacagccgaattaattttgctttatcgatatttgtgtatcttttgccatataacatgacaggggactgacTGCCAGgaaactgattttttttatcaaattgagaaaaatcaagcaaactatttcaatgcattcaactttttaagttctcaatgaatgtttacattgattaaaataatattaacttAAGACTTTGttgaattcaagaaatttcagttttatttaatctaaaaattgaaaaaaaaaatgttttttaattattttttatttgattttacattaatttttttttatttgatgcctgcccccccccccccaccgaccagcagcactcgcttcgctcgtgccgcaattgtcgggggcaggcatcaattttttttcgatacagtacatgaaatattttacgtaTAATATACGAATATATTACGTATAATATACGAATTATACTCGAATGAAACTTGGATTATGCCCACGGTGActccgccatttttttttctagcgcctgcgcacttagcattatcatatctatgatatattttaaatattaggttggtcaaatattgttttaaataattattacatacattaaaaacatttaaggAGCATTAAAGCACAATTTTTCCGATAATTTggggttaaaaatttttttttcttttcttagactctttgaacttaaaaatgttaggctaagaatttcaataataaaattgcaattcaaatttctaaattaacaCCGCAGTGAATGACATTATTCAAGACATGAagaaatagtttaaatatttctttaattcgatttttttagcaacaagttgcaaaattttaatcttaaagtaaAGTCTACAATTAGTTATCCAACTTAAAGAAAATATCAGGTATGAGAAAGgttataaaacaaattatttaaaacaaattaatatttttttctaaaattatatttcaaaatttaaacaattattaaaagaacAATCATTACTGTAATAACATCAATTCTAATTCTAATCttaatcttaataataattataacaaaaataatagtaataataaagctTGCATAACaacagcaataaaaatattttccaaatcagagcaacataaattattataccCATCGttttacaatatattttttgttatttctgGCTTTAGTAATATGTGTAATACAGCATGATTCTAAATCATCTGATCCTATAATTCTCCAATTTGGAGTATCATTTAAAGCAGACGGGTGAATTTCATAGGCTTGATAATGTTCATCGTAATAACAGTaatcagtaaaatttttagtaacgATGAATAATTGATCGTTAAAATCgtgaattataataaaaactgCAAAGAAATTTGGTCCAGAGCTGGTTGGAATCATTAAGATTGtatctattttaattaaccgtgctttgaattttaataatttaatttcatatatatgttCTATAGTACTTTTAGATAAATACTGACAGTAACATGAATGTTGAGGTAAGTCTTTAAGCAGTGTCACATAATTTACTTCATAGtcatatttacatacattttgatGATTTAATGTAAATCTGTAACTCAAATGAAGTTGATGTTTGATCGCTATAGTCTTACAAACATTTCTTCTGCTTATGGCGGTACGTGCATCTACTTTAgcttctttatttttactttcggCTTTCATGGTGTTCAAATTCCAAAGTGGACCCATAAGCTTCATAACACGTGAATAATGAAGCAGAAAGTGGTGCTTGGGCTTCAGACAATTCGGAAACAAGGAAGTTAACAACCTCAAATATTCACTTATTTGTCGTTGTAGTAATCACATAAGTCATCATGGATTATTGGCGATGTGACAATATCTATTATGACTTTCAGATAAATACATACTTTCCAATGTAGATCATCAACCGGAATGAAATGACCTATCAGAACACCAAGATTGCGAATAACACATAATGCTTCAGCAGCAGAAACTTTCAagtatttttcagttatctgattttttttatgtctcggggcttttttcttatttcatCTGGTCCATAATATAAACTTTCTATCCTGTCGTTAAAATtatctaaagaaaaaaattttgcttcttTGATGAAATAGTTCAAAATCAAACCTAAATCGTACTCTAAAATCCCTTCCAAGATGTCGTGCATAACATCCACTGTTAAAAGGTCTATTGTACTAGACGATTTGATATCGTTCAAGACTGACGGTCTGGTAATGCCAGTTTCAGCAGGgttatttttcaacaaatcatttttgtaattttcatcTGTACGGAGTATACAATCAGACTCATCAAATGTACTGTTTATATCAGCTCTATTAATCAAACAAAATCGACAAGGATAATGTGATGAGAAACTACCTACAAATCCTAGCATCGAGTGGACAGCAAGATTATCTCCCATCACTCCAgccaatgaaaaataaattttatgttgccCCGACGATGTTCTTATTGTTATACCAGTAGATTCCAAGCTTTTCAATTCTATAATAGCCCTAGATAACATTGTTTTCAAAGTAACATATTGTAAATCTTCACACttatataatgataataagaaaatattttcaactttaGATCGTAGAGATGGCGGCAAGCAAGGAATAATAATATAGACTGTACCTAGTTTGCCTAACCCTTTTCGGCTGCCCAGAGGATTATTAGTCTCATAATCATcctgataaaataatataggaaaaacaattttttcaccgaaatttttttttctctccacTTTAAACCTTGTATTACATTactataaagaattttttcattttctagaTTTCTAATATATGTTAAAGtaagttcaaaaatattcggcaattcaaaaaatttttgtaaaacttgTTGTAGTGGAATAACTTGAACGGTGATATTTTCatttgttgaaataatttcatctttaatatttttgtaacgTTTTTTGGTTCCAACAACAACTTCAATTGGCGGTATATATGTATCAGTGTCTTTAAAATGTTGTAAACATTGATGCTCTGTACGTAATTCTTCGAaaggatttaaaattaatgcgAGCATTGTTTTCATcgctaataaattattaggtgattcatttaaaaattctaatctGTTTAATAGGTGCATAAAAAGAATCGTGATAGgactattatttaaaaattgtgtgAAACTATTGGTAATGTCATTAACTCTGCTTCGAGGTAAATCGGATAAATCAAACAATTTGGCAATATATAAAGCAGCTTCTCTTTTCAAGCTCTGAGCAAATATTTGAGGATCCATCGTATAGATTTAtcagtataaaataaatattgtttatatatgttattttaatatattaatcaaACTtagtttgtaattttttttcaaaaataatagagCTTTTTGTAACTGAATTGATGATTTCGATGGTGAagtaatttgataaataactttttttaagagTATGTATGTCGGGCTCACAAATTTTGGAAATGGGCAAAATGttagaagaaatattttaaaagttacgTCTATAGCTTCAAGTGCGATATTAACCTTCAGTTTTGTACCATCAATTATGACATAAAAGTCGACAGGTTTGCAGACAGGTCCGACAATAACCATAAAGGGGTAAAATGCTTctttattagtaataaatgTCTGCCGCCGAGCTTTAATCTTAGCTTCCAGCTCATCAGATTtctgcaaaaatataaaaatgttaattaattatcacatgaatcttaaaaattaaattagtaattttcaaataaagtcCTACTTCAACAGTGAGaatataagaatttttaaattctgttGTTTTTTCATCAAGTACTGGATGATTTTCTACTTTCCTCCGTTTAACAGTACTGGCAATTGACGATTTAATGGCCAAAggtaataatgaaaaaatgacaGCATCTTCATCATCTAAAACATATTAAGAATATAGCTATTgcgtagattaaaaaaattttaagtataatattGTTACGAACCATCGACTAACTCGGCTAATTTAACAACCTGAGTTGCAGCATCAACATCATCTATcctttttgataaaataaaatcttcaaATGTTGCTCGAAGATTTGGCCAAGATGTCTTGAATGATTGAGCACTTTCacattttttctcaaaatccgACGTTatctgaagaaaaaaaaattttagttaaaattaaatacttttttgtaaagttttattaaaaataaaatattaatgtgtTTATTGAAACTAATACTTACAAAATCAACTCCTTTTTCACCTGATAAACAATTGTCTGCTATCAACTGTTTTCGAGCTGAGAACGTATCAATCCAAgctttctcaattttttccaaatcgTCAGAGTTCTGTTTCAGTAAATTTAATAGACTTATGGTTGAAGTTGAATCTACATAATtttactacacggaaaaaaaaatttcgttctggtaacctaactgtagagttaccacaactatacacagtttactgttcgttgtagagttacagtaacaaaatgttatttagttctgataaatcaatgttgttgagctctcagagctctacgggattgttctcagagccaaacggtacagttgggagcgctctacgttgcgcagtagtggagtgcgctgacatattttataaccttctaaaatgacaaacagaattattttgttactcatccatattattaaaaatatatgaggacaattaagtttccagtttatttatttatttaaggaaataggtttttttttttgtcaaattgaatttcgttagaacagttttgtatttatggtttttcaaggttcatttgcagtgactgttaatttaatttattagttaaatatattgtgatattaagtaataagttatcggaatacatttaaaagaccccatttaacacaaaataaaatttgttttcgtttatttatcttttcttgtgcatatacggtagtgattttatatccaatatttattgatataattaagaaaataagataattttgtgacgaccatatttttattttacaaataatttttatttgtaatatcagttctattattattttatttctattataatactattcttatgtGTCATacacaattattgttggcaatataaattcattctaccgcatgtatttattaaattatcaatgctaaatcgtaaaaaaaattattaaacagattgtcaaaaatttgttatagtctcagaacgatcctgtagagttgtgagaggtaaataacgtttagctctcagagctcaacgatgtagttgcaggagccaaacggtattgttaccataagaaaacgttaacctactggaactttttacaactaactaactattatagagttcctatagcaaaatttttttctccgtgtatgtCATTATACTATTcataaaatggaaaaattgttaataactcaaaaacttaCCAGTACTATCAACTACAACTGAGCTACGGCGACTAGTGATAACTAATAAACCTGAGTCTATTAATTGTCTTCGAGCATAGTTTAACTGGCTTTGTAATTTACCAGTTGGGTTAATTCTATTTGTGCCATCTGTAAACCCAGGACTGTAGTAAATGCCTGATTTGTCATCAAATAATTCACTTATTTCTGTGGCGAGATTTTTAAGTATAGCCGGTGGAACTCTGCAAGCAGAAAAATGAAAGAATTATAGTTTAACAGTGCTAAATTTTTGGTATTATACACAAAACCATACGAAGCAATCAACTGAATCATATGATGTTCATGTTATAATtccatattaaaaaaagtttgcttactctaattttttcaaaggaTTATCTAAGGTGACTTTTCCTTGtttaagaataatattaatctccCGGCCAAAAGTGATTTCCGCCAAATAATTGCTCAAAGTATCAGTGAGATTATTATGAAGCttgtaataattaagaatcAATTGACCTTTGTAGCTTTGATTCAAAAATGTCTTCAAATCCTGGCGATCTGGCACATAATTGATAGAATTAGAATCTAATGTCGAGAAACACTTGGTACACAAACTTTGAAATGTGTTTTTCACTGGTAAAATACGGTTAGGTAGTTGTGGATTAACATTTTCTTGTGAACAGGAAATCTGTGTTAAAGCATTCAAATTAGTATTAAAACTTTGCTCTTTAGATACTGCAGTTGATGAAGCCGCGTTAGAATCATTCATTATGCCtacaaagtataaaattataacgCAAATCAAAACCAGGAACCACAAAAAATTGGTACATGCATGCATACCGTAAGACCGTACCTTTTCATTTAATGAAccaattcattaaattaattttatgcaaaaaaatttaataaaaatttaacttaataatCGGTATTGtgcaagataaaaattaaaaaataaaatattagcaATATAAAACTCAAGCGTGACTATGAACAGGTTAGATCCCTTGCAACCTTAAGTTCACTCTGGAAACACTCTGGGACCAACGTCAGAGTGAAAACATACCGGGTCCAGCGTGATTCCAGAGTGGTTTTGTGCGATTTTTTCAGAGCTTATGCAGAGTATTTCTAGAGTACACCCAAAGTGTTTTCAGAATAAGACCAGAGTGAATTCAAAATGGGTCCAGAGTGAATTCAAAATGGGTCCAGAGTGAAACTAAAGTGgttgcaattaaaaatcagaaAGTTTCTTGAGTAAATCCATGGTTTTTTCAGAATGGGCTCAAAGTGTTTCTAGatgaaaaccaaaaaaaatctgTAGTGAATCCGGAATGAAACCAGAATGTTTAGAGAGCAAATTCAAAGTGTTTTCAGATTTAGGCCAGAGTGAATTCAGAAGTGGGCGCAGAATATTTTCGGATTGAATACTAAGTGTTTCCACTGATCATCTACTATGATTTTTCAATACCTTATGGCAtagtgtattaaaaataattaaaactttactGCTATTAGATTCTATTAAACAGaagatagaaaattttttatttgtataaaagTTACTTAATTAAGtaactattttaaaaacaaaatgtaCTTACAagtaataaaacatttttattgcttCTCCAAATCATGcgtatagataaaaatataaataaaaataacttttttgcaGCTAGGTAGACattctttgaaaaatatctaaaaaacaattaaaaaattgctggAACTTTAATGAGGGAATGGGTTAGTTGAATACTACTCATTAAGCCGAATGGtgattaatcattaaaaaatgttattaatttatcattaagagaattgtaaactttgaaaaattgagaaaattgaTTGCCAAAAATCCAGTTTTGATCAGCTATTATCATTTAGTGATGCAAAGATTTTTTCTAACAGcaaatttctattaattttctgGACGTTAAGTTCACATCTTACTTTCAGCTATAGAAAGTTTTTTGACCAATTTGACTTTTGTCTTTCTAATAACTTTCATCAACAATAAGATCacctacaaaaaaatttgtcaaattctcagaagtgaaaaaaattttttttaataagttattaaaaataaatgaaatcgTTGGCTTCAAttcacgttttttttttttaatattacttctTTTACTtacgaaataatttaaaattactaaaaatatttgaaccTGTGTGGATGTTACATTTTATTAGtggtttttgatgaaattaattttttgtcagcATTAAAATCGTCGAAATTATGAATTCGTAATTTCTATAGCAATCTATtgtgttattaaataatttaaagaaaattactaTATTCAAATTTGGTCTGGTCAAGGACAGGATGATTTCtactgataaataatttatgaactaTCTTAAATAACTATCTGACTGTTTCACTtatgtatcaaaaaatttccttaacttttttatttctcgtaaaatatgaagaaaaattgttaataccATCCACTAGTTGAAAAACGGTTGAGATTAATTTATGCTTTCTTTTATAGATTGGTTGTTTTAACACATTATCATTCTTTAGTACACAAATACATTGTTAAATATTGCAAAAACTAATAAAGCTACTTAATTGTATATTAATACAATATCTTTCGTTGTTGAAACATTGTTTAAAAagtgtctttttttttttaaacttcccgctaagaaaattgaaaattttcaaatatcggAAAGCATACATAAActatttctttgagctcggagagctcataatattacacaaattgtattcttGAATTCGAAGAGCTAAAAAACGTcacaagtgcaatttcaatTGTTTAGGTTTGGAATTGGCGGAAAGTTGCGGGGATGGCCTTAAGGACCAAAAGTTTTcctgatttttgtttttatttttttacctcTTTATTCTTCGATTTTGTACACGATtcgaactaaaaaaaattagttgaatGTTGCAATATGGAGATTGAGCTTAAAAACATTACATTTACGTAGCAATTATAATTTGAACTTTAACATcgatcagaaaaatttttcgaaatttatattcagatttaaaaaatatcataattcGTATATTTTAAACTTGACGAGCtcacaatattataaatatctcagaatAAGACAGCCAATGtaaaaatagatttatgaACCACATGAAATCTACATTAACAAAAAGTATTGAgaaggaaataaataaaactatttagatttttttttttaacttttgctacatttgaaaattattttattaaaaatattaaataattaaacataatttattaaatttacaaatggcATTATTCACCAATGaactttaatttctttattttttcgaaatacttttttaatatatatatatatatatatatatatatatatatatatatatatatatatatatatatatatattaatattatttataaggcatATGCCAGAGCATGTCATTAATAGTCATTTCAAGTAAAGCATTATACAACttatcacatattttatttacatatcattattttaatgttttttcatACAGAAaaacatgaatttttatctaaagttgctataaaaataagtataacAATCAACGTTGATGAAATTATATCATTAGCTAGTATTTCATCTAGAATGTTAATATACgagtataaattaataaaagtttggaaaatccaaaagtgcacgcctcataacgctcattcatttttaagaaaaaaattaattgtgtaattgattaaaaaaaaaaaatcataattaagtaatttcttacagagtattttttatttttttttttaaatatcagcgcccttttttcttgtcatacgcgcacgcagtctaaaaaaatctagcttgatcagatggcgccatagtttttacgtgacaaataagaaaagttcgtttggctttgtacggttgtatcgtagtgaattttaataaaaattcaattaaaaaatacgtaaactaggccactgatatgaaatacggacccagttaatcgaattcttaaactaataaaaaaggtctggTCTTgtaatatcaatttgttcgggagtaatcgttggtacatccaaaatggggtgacatccggacgtccacgtagaatttttttcaaaacgttttttttttcaaaatagcaacatgaaatgattttagaaagtaaaagatggtttaatttaagtgttttctcggtgtacatctacttatatcattgtataagtgtaatatggttgtgatagaggcatttaaagatcacaaaattgcttgactttgacgagtcgagtataaagcacaacctcacgcgcttcgcgctatgaggcgtgcaataagtATGTATTAATCGAGCTTACGGACTAAATTTTGCATTGAAAtgttatttacattattttctaCATTTATCAATCAAAAAACAACTAAGTAAACAACTACTAACAATATTGATTACTGGCAAAACATGAAAATTTCgatttcgaaaaataaaaaaaaatttcagatgcTTATAACAATACATTTAGGAtaggctataataataataataatgtttgtaAAACAACGAAataaagacaaaatttttcattgattttcaaaattgataGCTTAAACATTGCTCATTCGTCTAAATGTAGTGGACCGtcgatatttatttaaatagtgaACAGCTTCTTCCCCATATACAAAAATAtgccatataaaaaaaatatgcctGCAAAGAGCAATTTAATTCATCAGcaagctaataaaaatttctaatacaggAAAAAGAAATGCAAGTTAAAGTGATTTACGGGATTTGAGTCAATATGTACTATGAttgttaaaactattttatgaattttttacataatctAATTGATTATAGTATGTTCCATGACTAaaacgataaaatattataaaaatgtaactgTACAGTTAACGGTAACAGCAAACTATTTGGTATTGTTTATAATCATCCACGATTGTTTTAATCAGGTACAAgggaatttataattataataatcaggTTGACCAGATCACAAACACAATATTGACAATTATTTTACACTTTATTTCTTCGTTTCGTCGAACATCCTGACTTCTTCAGGCAATCATGAGATATGAGTTTCAACACGTTGTCATTATAGATAGGCCTCGCTGGATACATATTAAGCCAGGTCTCACGATTGCCTGAAGAAGTCGGGATGTCCAACGAAACGTAGCAATAAAGTGTGAAATAATTGTCAACATTGCGCTTGTGGTCTGATCAAcctgattattataattattgtttttaataccTACTCAAGCGAAGGTAGATGGAATGTTACAAGCAAATCACTGAAAAActgattgaaaatattaattgcaatttatttgaagtattttggtaaattattttaatcacactgatagaaggatttgtttgtagtta
This genomic window contains:
- the LOC123261573 gene encoding uncharacterized protein LOC123261573 isoform X1; translation: MNDSNAASSTAVSKEQSFNTNLNALTQISCSQENVNPQLPNRILPVKNTFQSLCTKCFSTLDSNSINYVPDRQDLKTFLNQSYKGQLILNYYKLHNNLTDTLSNYLAEITFGREINIILKQGKVTLDNPLKKLEVPPAILKNLATEISELFDDKSGIYYSPGFTDGTNRINPTGKLQSQLNYARRQLIDSGLLVITSRRSSVVVDSIIRTIDSTSTISLLNLLKQNSDDLEKIEKAWIDTFSARKQLIADNCLSGEKGVDFITSDFEKKCESAQSFKTSWPNLRATFEDFILSKRIDDVDAATQVVKLAELVDDDEDAVIFSLLPLAIKSSIASTVKRRNLMSWKLRLKLGGRHLLLIKKHFTPLWLLSDLSANLSTFMS
- the LOC123261573 gene encoding uncharacterized protein LOC123261573 isoform X2 — protein: MNDSNAASSTAVSKEQSFNTNLNALTQISCSQENVNPQLPNRILPVKNTFQSLCTKCFSTLDSNSINYVPDRQDLKTFLNQSYKGQLILNYYKLHNNLTDTLSNYLAEITFGREINIILKQGKVTLDNPLKKLEVPPAILKNLATEISELFDDKSGIYYSPGFTDGTNRINPTGKLQSQLNYARRQLIDSGLLVITSRRSSVVVDSTDSTSTISLLNLLKQNSDDLEKIEKAWIDTFSARKQLIADNCLSGEKGVDFITSDFEKKCESAQSFKTSWPNLRATFEDFILSKRIDDVDAATQVVKLAELVDDDEDAVIFSLLPLAIKSSIASTVKRRNLMSWKLRLKLGGRHLLLIKKHFTPLWLLSDLSANLSTFMS